Part of the Gemmatimonadaceae bacterium genome is shown below.
CGAACGAGCTCACGTAGGCGCGCGAGTTCATCTCGCGCTTCCCGACCATGATGCCTTCGCTGCCGCCGGAGATCTCGTCCCACACCGTCCGCGCGCCATCGAGCGTGCGCGTCTGGTCGGAGTAGGCGATCTGCACCGTCTCGCCGATCCGGAGCGAGCCCGAGTCCGGCGACTCGCCGCCGGTGATCATGCGGAACAGCGTCGTCTTGCCGGCGCCGTTGGGGCCGATGATCCCGACGATGCCGCCACGCGGCAGCGAGAAGTTCACCTGCTCGAACAGCAGCTTGTCACCAAACGACTTCTTGAGGCCATCCGCGATCACGACATCGTTGCCCAGCCGCGGCGCGGGAGGGATGACGATTTCATTCTGCGCGATGCGCTCGTTCTGCGCTTCGCTCGCCAGCTCCTCGTACTTCTGAATGCGCGCCTTGTTCTTTGCCTGACGGGCGCGCGGGGCCATGCGCACCCACTCCAGCTCGCGTTCGAGCGTCTTCTGCCGCGCGCTGGCGGTCTTCTCTTCCTGCGCCATGCGCGTCTTCTTCTGCTCGAGCCAGCTGGAGTAGTTGCCCTCGTACGGAAAGCCGCTTCCCCGGTCGAGCTCGAGGATCCACTTGGCGACGTTGTCGAGGAAGTAGCGATCGTGCGTGATCGCCACGACCGTCCCCGGAAACGTTTCGAGGTGCTTCTCCAGCCAGGCCACCGACTCCGCGTCGAGGTGGTTCGTCGGTTCGTCGAGGAGCAGCATGTCGGGCTGCTCGAGGAGGACGCGGCACAACGCAACGCGGCGCTTCTCGCCGCCCGAGAGGATGCTGACGTCGGCGTCGCCCGGCGGCAGCCGCAGCGCGTCCATCGCCACCTCGATGTGGTTGTCGAGGTTCCACAGGTCGAGATGGTCGATGCGGTCCTGCACCTTCGCCTGCTCATCCAGCAGTTTCTGCATTGCGTCGTCATCCATCGGTTCGGCGAACGCCATGGAGATCGCGTTGAACCGGTCCAGCAGC
Proteins encoded:
- the ettA gene encoding energy-dependent translational throttle protein EttA → MAPQFIYVMKALTKVVPPSRVILNDIWLSFYPGAKIGVLGSNGAGKSSLLRIMAGVDKDWNGEAWAAAGTKIGYLPQEPQLDPSLDVRGNVELAVKEQRALLDRFNAISMAFAEPMDDDAMQKLLDEQAKVQDRIDHLDLWNLDNHIEVAMDALRLPPGDADVSILSGGEKRRVALCRVLLEQPDMLLLDEPTNHLDAESVAWLEKHLETFPGTVVAITHDRYFLDNVAKWILELDRGSGFPYEGNYSSWLEQKKTRMAQEEKTASARQKTLERELEWVRMAPRARQAKNKARIQKYEELASEAQNERIAQNEIVIPPAPRLGNDVVIADGLKKSFGDKLLFEQVNFSLPRGGIVGIIGPNGAGKTTLFRMITGGESPDSGSLRIGETVQIAYSDQTRTLDGARTVWDEISGGSEGIMVGKREMNSRAYVSSFGFRGSDQQKLVANLSGGERNRLHMAKTMLGGGNLLLLDEPTNDLDVDTLRALEEALLDFAGCAVVISHDRWFLDRIATHILAFEGDSEVVWFEGNYGAYIDDLKRRKGPDADQPHRIKYKKLVRS